The following is a genomic window from Mycobacteriales bacterium.
CTCCCCGGGCGTGGCCGCGGCGAGCGACTGCTCCACCCCGTCCAGCGCGCGCCAGGCGGCCGGCTCGTCGGCGGCGAGGCCGCGCAGCATCCGCAGCGCGGTCTCGAGCCCTTCCTCGAACGCGCTCAGCGGCTCGGCGGCGGGGCCTCCGCGACGGCGGCGAAACGGGCCAAGGCGAGGCATGCGACCACGGTAACGACGAAGCCGGCCGCCGCGAACGGCGCCGCCCCCCGCCGGGCGTGGTCGCCGAGGAACGCCAGCCCGAACCCGGCCGGCACCACCGTCTCCGCCGCGAACAGCGCGGCGGTCGCCGGCGTGACCGAGCCGCGCTGGAGGGCGGTGGCGTAGAGGAGGGTGCCGAGCCCGCCGTAGGCGGCGAGCGCGAGCACGACCGGGTCGGTGACGGCGTGCCAGAGCGGGTGCGGCACGGCGAGGCCGCGGGCACAGACGCCGACGCCGCCGAACGCCACCCCGGCGAGCGCGCCGAGCACGACCCCGGCGCGTTCGCCGCGGCCCCGGCCGGCGGCGACGCCGGCGACCGCGAGCACGGGGACGGTGACCAGCAACGCCGCGCGCGGGCCGCCGGCGAGGCGGCGCGCCTCGTCCGGCGCGGCGGCGGCCGCGAGCAGCACCAGGCCGACGCCGATCGCGGCCAGCGCGGCCCACTCGTTGCGGCTCGGCCGCTCGCGGAGCAAGACGGCGGCGAGCAGCGCGGTGACGCCGATGCTCGACGCGACCGCCGCCTGCACGGCGAACAGCGGCAGCGTCCGCAGCGCCACCACCGACAGCGCGAAGCCGGCGACGTCGAGGCCGATGCCGGCGACGTACGGGAGCTGGGTGGCCAGCCGCAGCAGCAGCCGCGGGTCGAGCGTGGTCGCGCCGTCGCGGGCGCGCCGCGCGGCGACGCCCTGGAGCACCGACGCGGCGCCGTACGCGACCGCCGCGGCGAACGCCCCGAGCAGGCCGGCGAGCACCCGTCAGCGGTAGTTCGTGAACTGGAGCGGGATGTCGAGGTCGGCGTCCTTGAGCAGCGCGATGACCGCCTGGAGGTCGTCCTTCTTCTTGCCGGACACGCGGAGCTGGTCGCCCTGGATCTGCGCCTGCACGCCCTTCGGCCCCTCGGCGCGGATCTTCTTCGCGATCGACTTGGCGTGCTCGTCGGAGATGCCCTGGTTGATCTCGACGGTGAGGCGCGAGGTGTTGCCGCCCGCGGCCTGCGGCTCGCCGTGCTTCAGCGACTTCAGCGGGATGCCGCGCTTGACCAGCTTCTCCTGGAACACCTCGAGCACCGCCTTGACCCGCTGGTCGGAGTTGCTGCGGATCTCGACCGCCTCCCCGGACCAGGCGATGGACGAGCCGGTGTCCTTGAAGTCGTAGCGGTTCGCGATCTCCTTGGCCGCCTGGTTCAGCGCGTTGTCGACCTCCTGGCGGTCCACCTTGCTCACGATGTCGAACGACGGGTCGGCCACGGTGCGCGGGCTCCTCTCACGGCGACGGCGGTGCTTCCCGCATCCTGCCGTAACGGGTGCGCGGGCCGCGCGCGCGATCCGTTATCCTTCCGTCCGTCCCCGGTCAGCCGGGGTCGCGGGAGGTTGCCCGAGTGGCCAAAGGGAGCAGACTGTAAATCTGTCGGTGTACGCCTACGCAGGTTCGAACCCTGCACCTCCCACCGACGTACGAACCCTCCTGCCCGTCAGCCGGGCAGGAGGGCACCAGCCTGAGCGGCCCTACCCGTCCGTCGACATGCACGGCTGGAAGCCGAGCGAGGCGGGCGGCGTGCGGGTCGGGTCGACGTACGGCCGGGACGTCAGCGCGCAGGTGACGGTGCAGACCGGGCCGTAGCCGGGCACCGGGCCGACGTCGGAGCAGACGGTGCTCGCGGAGGCGCGGGCGGCGGTCGCGGCGGCGGCCGCGACGGCGAGGGCGAGGAGGAAGGGACGCAACGCGGGGATCCGTTCGGACGGGTTCGGGCGGGGACGCCCGGATTCTGCCCCGGCGGGGACGCGAGGCGGAAGCCCGGGACGGTCCAGTGGCGGCGTGTACGTGCCGATGCACCGGGATGGCGGGCCGCGGCGGCCCGTCCCGGCCGGCGTAACCGAATTGCGCCTGTTGCCCGCCGATCCAGTGGGCAGACAATGCCGTAGACCCGTACGGGTGTGCCCCTCACCCGCACGGCGCCCAGTGGGACGGGAGGCGCGAATGTCCGACGCCGCGCGTCCCGCCGTGGCCGCGACCGGTCCCGGCGGCCCCGCGCCGCCGAGCGCCGCCCGCGTCGCCGTCCGCGCGTACGCCCTCGCCGCCGGCCTCCTCGCCGGAGGCGTGTCGCTGTACTTCGGCGTCATCGCCGACCTGGCGCCGTTGCGCACCGGGATCTCGCTCTGGCCGGTCGTCATCGCGGTGCTGACGCTGCTGCTCGGCGCGTCCGCGATCACGTTGCAGTTCCGCCGGCAGGGCCAGACCCTGTCGATGACCGAGCTGCCGCTCGCCGTCGGGCTGTTCGCCGTGTCGCCGGGCGCGCTGATCCTCGCCAAGATCGCCGGCCACGCCGTCGACGGGCTGCGCCGGCGCGTCCCCGCGTACAAGACGATCTTCAACCTGGCGATGGCGGCGTTCCAGGCCCCCCTCGGCGTCGTGGTGTTCCGCCTGGTGCTCGGCAACGAGCCCGCCAACGGGCCGCGCGCGTGGCTCGCGGCGTTCGCCGCCGTCCAGGTGTCGAACCTCGTGTCCGCGCTCGCGGTGTTCGCGGTCATCGGCCTCACCCAGTCCCGCGCCGACGGCGCCGAGCTCGACGTCGCCGTCGGGAAGTGGCTGCTCGTCAGCGTCGTGGAGACCTCGCTCGCGCTCGTCGCCGTCGAGGCGTTGCGCGCCGACGCCCGCGCCGGGGTGCTGCTGGCCGTCGTGACGTTGCTGCTGCTCGGCTTCACCCGCGCGTACGCGCGGCTGCGCGACCGCAACGAGGAGCTCGCCGCCGTCTACGACTTCAGCCGCAGCGTCGCGCTCGGCGAGGAGGACGAGGACCTGCCGGCGCTCGTCGCCGCCAAGCTGCGCAACCTGCTCCGCGCCGAACGCGCCGAGGTCCTCGTCGCGCACGACGGCGGCCTCGCCTGCTGGTCCGCCACCGACGACGGCGTCCGCATGGTCCCGGTCGAGCCCGGGTCCTGGCCGTGGCGCGACGTCGCCGCCACCGCCGCGCCCGTCTCGGCGCCGCGCGGCGCCGACGCGATCGCGGTCCCGATGCGCGGCGAGCACGGCGTCGCCGGCATGCTCGCGGCGTACGACCGGATGGGCGACGTCCGCCGCTTCGGCCGCGTCGACGTGCAGCTCCTGGAGGCGCTCGCCGCGCAGGCCGGGCCGACGTTGGAGAGCGCCCGCCTGGTCGAACGCCTCCGCCACGAGGCGGCGCACGACACGCTCACCGGCCTCGCCAACTGGTCCGGCCTGTCCGCGCACGTCGACGAGGCGATCCGCGGCGGCGGGCCGGTGGCGTTGGTGCTGATGGACCTGGACCGGTTCAAGGACGTCAACGACACCCTCGGCCACCACAACGGCGACGAGCTGCTGGTGGAGCTGGCCGGCCGGCTGGCCGCGTACTGCGGCGAGGCGCGGGTCGTCGGGCGGCTCGGCGGCGACGAGTTCGCGGTCGTGCTGGCTCAGGGCTCCGACGCCGAGGGCGCCGCGCGCATCGGCCGCGAGCTGCTCGCGCTCGTCGCCGAGCCGGTCGTGCTCGACGGCGTCCGCGTCGAGATGGCCGCCAGCGTCGGCATCGCCATCCACCCCGAGCACGGCCTCGACGCGAACGCGCTGCTCCAGCGCGCCGACGTCGCCATGTACTCCGCCAAGACCGGCCACACCGGCGTCGCCGTCTACCAGCCCAGCGAGGACCACGTCAGCGCCCGGCGGCTGGTGCTCGCGGGCGAGCTGCGGCGGGCGATCGACGACGGCGCGCTGGTCGTCGCGTACCAGCCGAAGGCGTCGCTGGAGGACGGCGGTGCCGTCGGCGCCGAGGCCCTGCTGCGCTGGACGCACCGCGAGCTCGGCTTCGTCGCCCCGGACGAGTTCATCCCGCTCGCCGAGCGCACCGGCCTGATCGTGCCGT
Proteins encoded in this region:
- a CDS encoding YajQ family cyclic di-GMP-binding protein, giving the protein MADPSFDIVSKVDRQEVDNALNQAAKEIANRYDFKDTGSSIAWSGEAVEIRSNSDQRVKAVLEVFQEKLVKRGIPLKSLKHGEPQAAGGNTSRLTVEINQGISDEHAKSIAKKIRAEGPKGVQAQIQGDQLRVSGKKKDDLQAVIALLKDADLDIPLQFTNYR
- a CDS encoding bifunctional diguanylate cyclase/phosphodiesterase; the protein is MSDAARPAVAATGPGGPAPPSAARVAVRAYALAAGLLAGGVSLYFGVIADLAPLRTGISLWPVVIAVLTLLLGASAITLQFRRQGQTLSMTELPLAVGLFAVSPGALILAKIAGHAVDGLRRRVPAYKTIFNLAMAAFQAPLGVVVFRLVLGNEPANGPRAWLAAFAAVQVSNLVSALAVFAVIGLTQSRADGAELDVAVGKWLLVSVVETSLALVAVEALRADARAGVLLAVVTLLLLGFTRAYARLRDRNEELAAVYDFSRSVALGEEDEDLPALVAAKLRNLLRAERAEVLVAHDGGLACWSATDDGVRMVPVEPGSWPWRDVAATAAPVSAPRGADAIAVPMRGEHGVAGMLAAYDRMGDVRRFGRVDVQLLEALAAQAGPTLESARLVERLRHEAAHDTLTGLANWSGLSAHVDEAIRGGGPVALVLMDLDRFKDVNDTLGHHNGDELLVELAGRLAAYCGEARVVGRLGGDEFAVVLAQGSDAEGAARIGRELLALVAEPVVLDGVRVEMAASVGIAIHPEHGLDANALLQRADVAMYSAKTGHTGVAVYQPSEDHVSARRLVLAGELRRAIDDGALVVAYQPKASLEDGGAVGAEALLRWTHRELGFVAPDEFIPLAERTGLIVPLTTYVLDRALAQCRAWHDAGLDIGVAVNISVRNLLDSDLPDEIGGLLVRHGVEPRRLTLEVTESSVMADPDRAIDVLERLSRIGIRLSVDDFGTGYSSLTYLKRLPVNEVKIDKSFVMSMATDAGDAAIVRSIIDLGVSLGLAVVAEGVEDTESWERLAELGCDIVQGYALCRPVPAEDATAWLRAWDPARAVRRSARRVTELAPRRRLARGQDS